One segment of Anatilimnocola aggregata DNA contains the following:
- a CDS encoding Dabb family protein — MLAHMVYFNLKDRAEASVEGMLAACKKYLSGHPGTVFFAVGKVVPDLTRPVNITDFDIALHVVFDGRPAHDAYQTHPRHIQFIEENKANWDKVRVFDSYVSQ; from the coding sequence ATGCTCGCGCACATGGTTTATTTCAACTTGAAGGATCGAGCTGAAGCGTCTGTCGAAGGAATGCTCGCCGCTTGCAAAAAATACCTGAGCGGTCACCCTGGCACCGTCTTTTTTGCCGTCGGCAAAGTTGTCCCGGATCTCACTCGCCCCGTAAATATCACCGATTTCGACATTGCCCTGCATGTGGTTTTTGATGGTCGGCCAGCCCACGACGCCTACCAGACTCACCCCCGGCATATTCAGTTTATTGAAGAAAATAAGGCCAATTGGGATAAAGTGCGGGTCTTCGATTCGTACGTCAGCCAGTAG
- a CDS encoding HesB/IscA family protein, giving the protein MSITLTERAAKEVQNYKNSVQAPVEDFLRVRLMAGGCSGHSPKLDLDSKFDEKADSRYTFHGVDLVVDKKSELYLEDATIDFVEGFDQSGFKVDIPMAKKSCGCGSSYQF; this is encoded by the coding sequence ATGAGCATTACGTTGACCGAACGGGCTGCCAAAGAAGTTCAAAACTACAAGAACTCCGTGCAAGCCCCAGTTGAAGATTTCCTCCGCGTCCGCCTGATGGCCGGTGGCTGCAGCGGCCACTCGCCCAAACTCGATCTCGACAGCAAGTTCGACGAGAAGGCCGACAGCCGTTACACGTTCCACGGCGTTGATCTGGTCGTCGACAAGAAGAGCGAACTCTACCTGGAAGATGCCACCATCGACTTCGTCGAAGGCTTCGACCAGAGCGGTTTCAAAGTCGACATCCCGATGGCCAAGAAGAGCTGCGGCTGCGGCAGCTCGTACCAGTTCTAA
- a CDS encoding vWA domain-containing protein, which produces MQAAVNPPASEEYDRPSGWLDRWASLAAALPLLLSVCIHLSTMLALAWWMRPGRELAPIAEPLRHAGIVLAKVSANQPTEYLTEDSETKREATDSSPAAVGVTTADALPAESNLELPASAQLPTTAGIGLPDAGFLPGVDGVASANRRLPSGINEGAILAEDAKGRGTGQDTTGTVGGLTLFGAPARGRTFAMLIDRSASMGDQGLGAIRAAADEFARQMKSLDEQQRVQLIAYHAAPSQMNAHWLPATDQNKQKLVDYLRGLPAFGATNHTAALVAALKLRPEVIFLLTDGDDPGMDGAQLRIVRELARGRTTIHTIQFGRGSQAADSDHFMRRLANDTGGNYVYVDVDKLP; this is translated from the coding sequence ATGCAAGCAGCGGTGAATCCACCAGCCAGCGAAGAGTACGACCGGCCTAGCGGTTGGCTCGATCGTTGGGCGTCGCTAGCCGCGGCCTTGCCGCTGTTGCTCTCGGTCTGCATTCATCTTTCGACGATGCTGGCCTTAGCGTGGTGGATGCGACCGGGGCGAGAATTGGCTCCCATTGCCGAACCGCTGCGGCACGCGGGCATCGTGCTGGCCAAAGTCAGTGCGAATCAGCCGACGGAGTATCTGACCGAAGACTCCGAAACCAAACGCGAAGCAACTGACTCGTCGCCCGCGGCAGTTGGTGTGACCACAGCGGACGCATTGCCGGCGGAATCCAACTTGGAACTTCCCGCATCGGCACAATTGCCAACGACTGCCGGCATCGGATTGCCCGACGCCGGATTTTTGCCGGGCGTCGATGGAGTCGCCAGCGCGAATCGCCGGTTGCCGTCTGGCATTAACGAGGGAGCGATTCTGGCCGAAGATGCCAAAGGGCGCGGCACAGGGCAAGACACAACCGGAACCGTCGGGGGATTAACACTCTTTGGTGCGCCGGCGCGGGGACGAACGTTCGCGATGCTGATCGACCGCTCGGCCAGCATGGGCGACCAAGGACTGGGAGCCATCCGCGCTGCGGCCGATGAATTCGCCCGGCAAATGAAATCACTGGATGAGCAGCAGCGTGTGCAGCTGATTGCCTATCACGCTGCCCCGTCACAAATGAACGCTCATTGGCTGCCTGCCACCGACCAGAACAAGCAGAAGCTTGTTGATTACCTGCGCGGCCTACCGGCGTTCGGTGCGACCAATCACACGGCCGCGCTGGTTGCCGCACTCAAGCTGCGACCTGAGGTGATTTTTCTACTCACCGACGGCGACGATCCTGGCATGGACGGCGCACAACTACGGATTGTGCGCGAATTGGCCCGCGGTCGCACCACGATCCACACCATTCAATTCGGTCGCGGCAGTCAGGCGGCCGACAGCGATCACTTCATGCGCCGCCTGGCTAACGACACGGGCGGGAATTATGTCTACGTCGATGTGGACAAGCTGCCGTAG
- a CDS encoding serine/threonine-protein kinase, protein MLTTTRQEVPPTITQGGDIHLSPPLELISRYQEIVNEKRLHWTSHLHLNRRLGAGGQGVVYLTELRGTDEFTLPAALKIFSPERFEDEAAYDDAMKRVAFASARIAQIQHDNLLYVYNFVDRRRIRMLVMEWIDGYDLAKLMTSQMLDRVRQRVSQRRWDYINRVIITAGPVQPRMKAGMAVAIIRDCLSGLAALHRHGIVHGDIKPSNIMVKRTGCTKIIDIGSAFDFTMPQRSRPCTPAYAAPEVLENRECTPRSDLCSLGYVLIEMLAGVSPVAGVNDLRELLEVRRSLPSRLHEILPEEVVRCELLVSFIRGMIAPDPARRFPSAEAADLLKEGAAAFQRQLVVSDLSSEYPNEIRLWLEELKEMETEDVAHNQSSW, encoded by the coding sequence ATGCTGACGACCACCCGACAGGAAGTCCCCCCCACCATTACTCAAGGGGGCGATATTCATCTTTCGCCACCTCTCGAATTGATTTCTCGCTATCAGGAGATCGTCAACGAGAAGCGGCTGCACTGGACCTCGCACTTGCACCTCAATCGCCGGCTGGGTGCTGGTGGCCAGGGTGTGGTCTATCTGACCGAATTGCGTGGCACGGACGAATTCACCTTGCCCGCAGCCCTCAAGATCTTCTCGCCCGAACGTTTCGAAGACGAAGCGGCCTACGATGACGCCATGAAGCGAGTCGCCTTTGCTTCGGCCCGCATCGCCCAGATTCAGCACGATAACCTGCTGTACGTTTATAACTTCGTCGATCGTCGCCGGATTCGCATGCTGGTGATGGAGTGGATCGACGGCTACGATCTGGCCAAGCTGATGACGTCGCAAATGCTCGACCGCGTGCGACAACGAGTGAGCCAGCGGCGCTGGGACTATATCAACCGCGTCATTATCACGGCCGGACCAGTTCAGCCGCGCATGAAAGCGGGCATGGCTGTCGCCATCATTCGCGATTGCCTCTCGGGGCTCGCGGCCCTTCACCGCCACGGCATTGTGCACGGCGATATCAAGCCGTCGAACATCATGGTCAAGCGAACCGGCTGCACCAAGATTATCGACATCGGTTCGGCCTTCGATTTCACCATGCCGCAGCGCTCGCGCCCTTGCACGCCAGCCTACGCAGCCCCAGAAGTGCTCGAGAATCGAGAATGCACGCCGCGGAGCGACCTCTGTTCGCTCGGTTATGTGCTGATCGAAATGCTGGCTGGTGTTTCGCCGGTAGCCGGAGTGAACGACTTGCGCGAGCTGCTCGAAGTCCGTCGTTCGCTTCCCTCGCGTCTGCACGAAATATTGCCAGAGGAAGTTGTCCGCTGCGAATTGCTGGTCAGTTTCATCCGGGGCATGATTGCCCCCGATCCCGCCCGGCGATTTCCGAGTGCCGAAGCTGCGGACCTGCTGAAGGAAGGGGCCGCAGCCTTTCAGCGACAATTGGTAGTGAGCGATTTGTCGAGCGAGTATCCCAACGAGATTCGCTTGTGGCTCGAAGAACTTAAAGAGATGGAAACCGAAGACGTTGCCCACAATCAATCGAGTTGGTAA
- a CDS encoding protein-L-isoaspartate(D-aspartate) O-methyltransferase: MRSVLLSRLSIALLALGCLLALVPGLAQAQTRLQFEKMRKSMVDEVIIGAGIKDQRVIDAMLATPRHEFVAVEHRKSAYLDMAIPIGDQQTISSPFIVAYMTQSLDPKPTDKVLEIGTGSGFQAAVLSPLVKEVYSIEIVEQLGKSAERTLKRLGYKNVFTKVGDGYLGWEEHAPFDKIIVTCSPEKVPQPLVDQLREGGLLVIPVGERYNQTLYLMRKKDGKLESEVLLPTLFVPMTGKAEDARLVKPDPANPSVVNGSFEEKAFEGGGQPGWYYEKQLTWDALPDAPDGKHAITFTNSRAGLSAHLLQGFGIDGRQVKQLEISGMITTKNVVADLKKDEAPLIAVTFYDGNRRPLGHHFVGPVLGDTAWHEIKRTIRVPENVREGILRIGLFGATGTASFDKIQFRKIDEK, encoded by the coding sequence ATGAGATCGGTGCTGCTGAGTCGGTTATCAATTGCGCTGCTAGCGCTTGGTTGCTTATTGGCACTCGTGCCTGGTCTGGCCCAAGCGCAGACGCGGCTGCAATTCGAAAAAATGCGCAAGTCGATGGTCGACGAAGTGATCATCGGCGCGGGAATCAAAGATCAGCGCGTGATCGACGCGATGCTCGCCACCCCGCGGCACGAATTTGTGGCCGTTGAGCATCGCAAGAGCGCCTATCTCGATATGGCCATTCCCATCGGCGATCAGCAAACGATTTCATCGCCGTTTATCGTCGCCTACATGACCCAATCGCTCGATCCTAAGCCCACCGATAAGGTGCTGGAGATCGGCACCGGCAGCGGTTTTCAAGCTGCCGTCTTAAGCCCGCTGGTGAAAGAGGTTTATTCGATTGAGATTGTCGAACAATTAGGCAAATCGGCCGAACGAACTTTGAAGCGGCTGGGATATAAAAACGTTTTCACCAAAGTGGGCGATGGCTACCTCGGTTGGGAAGAGCATGCTCCGTTCGACAAGATCATCGTCACTTGCTCACCCGAGAAAGTTCCCCAGCCGCTCGTCGATCAGTTGCGCGAGGGTGGCTTGTTGGTGATTCCTGTCGGCGAGCGCTACAACCAGACGCTCTACCTGATGCGCAAAAAGGATGGCAAGCTGGAAAGCGAAGTCCTTCTGCCCACCCTCTTCGTGCCAATGACCGGCAAAGCTGAAGATGCTCGGCTCGTAAAGCCCGATCCGGCCAATCCGAGTGTTGTGAACGGCAGCTTTGAAGAGAAGGCATTCGAAGGTGGCGGCCAGCCCGGTTGGTATTACGAAAAACAGCTCACCTGGGATGCCTTGCCGGATGCCCCGGATGGCAAGCACGCGATTACGTTTACCAATAGCCGGGCGGGACTCTCGGCTCACTTGCTGCAAGGCTTTGGCATCGATGGCCGCCAAGTGAAGCAGTTGGAAATATCGGGCATGATTACCACGAAGAACGTGGTGGCGGATTTGAAAAAAGACGAAGCTCCGCTGATTGCAGTGACGTTTTACGACGGCAATCGTCGGCCACTCGGGCACCACTTTGTGGGCCCAGTGCTGGGAGACACAGCCTGGCACGAGATCAAACGCACTATTCGCGTGCCGGAGAATGTGCGCGAAGGAATTCTGCGCATCGGGCTCTTCGGCGCGACGGGAACCGCTTCGTTCGACAAGATTCAGTTTCGCAAGATTGATGAGAAATAG
- a CDS encoding HAD family hydrolase, which translates to MASTIQAVTFDLDGLMFNTEMLYGRVLRILLEKRKKPFEQRLLDSMMGRPGYVALQILVDWHGLSETVEDIYADSDAIFLDMLDRELAPMPGLVELLSALEHGGIPKGIATSSRAPVVYRMLDQFGWRPRFDFILTSADVEHGKPNPEIYLKAAKQHGIEPAAMLVLEDSHNGCLAAINAGAHAVAVPGEHSHAHDFTGAQFVADTLRDRRIYELLGLPIASSAND; encoded by the coding sequence ATGGCAAGCACGATACAAGCGGTCACGTTCGATCTCGACGGCCTAATGTTCAATACCGAGATGCTCTACGGGCGCGTGCTGCGGATTCTGCTCGAAAAGCGCAAAAAGCCTTTCGAGCAACGACTGCTCGACAGCATGATGGGGCGGCCCGGTTACGTCGCGCTGCAGATCCTGGTCGATTGGCACGGTCTGAGCGAAACGGTCGAAGACATCTATGCCGACTCGGACGCGATCTTTCTCGATATGCTCGACCGCGAACTGGCTCCCATGCCGGGACTGGTTGAATTGCTCAGCGCACTCGAGCATGGGGGGATCCCCAAGGGGATTGCGACCAGCAGCCGAGCGCCGGTCGTCTATCGCATGCTCGATCAATTTGGCTGGCGGCCGCGATTCGACTTCATCCTGACCTCAGCCGATGTCGAACACGGCAAGCCGAATCCCGAAATCTATCTGAAAGCTGCCAAGCAACATGGCATCGAACCCGCGGCGATGCTCGTGCTCGAAGACAGTCACAATGGTTGCTTAGCAGCCATCAATGCCGGCGCGCATGCGGTGGCGGTTCCCGGTGAACATAGCCACGCGCACGACTTCACCGGAGCGCAGTTCGTTGCCGATACACTGAGAGACCGGCGAATCTATGAATTGCTCGGCTTGCCAATCGCTAGTTCCGCGAACGACTGA
- the mtnC gene encoding acireductone synthase, protein MEPHPIETSARIILLDIEGTTSSVRFVYDEMFPFVRRELAEFLDHNAGKEAVVAAAKQIALDGGKSSLKELVGSDDLSTEAAQQKLTTEVIRQMDADLKATGLKDLQGQVWEAGFRSGDLRAHVYDEVPGCMRQWKEAGKELRIYSSGSIQAQKLFFGHTVAGNLLPLLSGHYDTTIGSKREAGSYTKIVEDLGCRANEVIFLSDIVAELDAAKQAGLQTVLVLRPGNAQQENPQQHPSLQSFAELAIGKPSNS, encoded by the coding sequence ATGGAGCCGCATCCCATCGAGACCAGCGCGCGGATCATCCTGCTTGATATCGAAGGAACCACCTCGTCGGTCCGGTTTGTGTACGACGAGATGTTCCCCTTCGTGCGACGGGAGTTGGCAGAGTTCCTCGACCATAACGCGGGCAAGGAAGCCGTCGTCGCCGCGGCCAAGCAAATTGCCCTGGATGGTGGCAAGAGTTCGCTGAAAGAACTTGTCGGCAGCGACGACTTGAGCACCGAAGCAGCGCAGCAGAAACTGACGACGGAAGTCATCCGGCAGATGGACGCCGACTTAAAGGCCACCGGCCTGAAGGATCTGCAGGGACAAGTCTGGGAAGCTGGCTTTAGATCTGGCGATCTGCGCGCGCATGTGTACGACGAAGTTCCCGGCTGTATGCGGCAGTGGAAGGAAGCCGGGAAAGAACTGCGGATCTATTCGTCCGGCAGCATTCAGGCGCAAAAGCTGTTCTTCGGCCACACCGTCGCCGGCAACCTGCTGCCGCTGCTCAGCGGGCATTACGACACAACGATCGGCTCCAAGCGAGAAGCCGGCAGTTACACGAAGATCGTTGAGGATCTAGGTTGCCGCGCAAATGAGGTGATCTTCCTCAGCGATATCGTGGCCGAACTCGACGCAGCGAAACAAGCAGGGCTGCAAACCGTCCTCGTCCTTCGCCCCGGCAATGCCCAGCAAGAGAACCCGCAGCAACATCCGTCGCTTCAGTCGTTCGCGGAACTAGCGATTGGCAAGCCGAGCAATTCATAG
- a CDS encoding 1,2-dihydroxy-3-keto-5-methylthiopentene dioxygenase yields MARIRIQDEGREISDPQQISEFLAPFGIWYEKWEVEGRIGPDATDAEILTAYAPEVERLKARGGFVTADVINVKPETPNLDVMLAKFKKEHTHSEDEVRFTVKGGGVFHIHPHNGPVFAVQVEAGDLINVPRGTQHWFDLCNDRNIRCIRLFQDSSGWSPEYIDGGVHEKYDALCLGPAYINQVAMGSAVKL; encoded by the coding sequence ATGGCCCGCATTCGCATTCAAGACGAAGGACGCGAAATCTCCGACCCGCAGCAGATCAGCGAGTTCCTTGCTCCGTTTGGCATCTGGTACGAGAAGTGGGAGGTCGAAGGCCGGATTGGTCCCGATGCGACCGACGCCGAAATCCTCACGGCCTATGCACCGGAAGTTGAGCGGCTCAAGGCCCGCGGCGGCTTCGTCACCGCTGACGTTATTAACGTGAAGCCCGAAACGCCAAACCTCGACGTCATGCTGGCCAAGTTCAAAAAAGAGCACACTCACAGCGAAGACGAAGTTCGCTTTACGGTGAAGGGTGGCGGCGTGTTCCACATTCATCCGCACAATGGCCCGGTCTTCGCCGTGCAAGTCGAAGCGGGCGATCTGATCAACGTGCCGCGCGGTACGCAGCATTGGTTCGACCTTTGCAACGACCGCAATATCCGCTGCATCCGCCTGTTCCAAGACAGCTCGGGCTGGTCGCCTGAATACATCGATGGCGGCGTGCATGAAAAGTACGACGCCCTCTGCCTCGGACCGGCCTACATCAATCAGGTTGCCATGGGATCGGCGGTCAAGCTGTGA
- the mtnB gene encoding methylthioribulose 1-phosphate dehydratase yields MTATAAPPATSPLAGHEAKIDALRETGHWLWQRGFSLGTSSNYSVVVSRDPLELLITASGKDKGRLTRADFVIVDRDGKATSPGQPKSSAETLLHTVVAELPGVGAVLHTHSVWATVLSDLFFKQGAVEIAGYEMLKGLDGITTHEHTSQIEIFENTQDIPQLAEQVRERLTNSIRPLKHGYLIRKHGMYTWGKDLDEARRHVEIIEFLLECTARRLMLTGGLHPAS; encoded by the coding sequence ATGACTGCAACCGCTGCCCCTCCCGCGACTTCCCCATTGGCGGGCCACGAAGCAAAAATTGACGCCTTGCGCGAGACGGGCCATTGGCTCTGGCAGCGAGGCTTCTCGCTCGGTACCAGCAGCAACTACAGCGTGGTGGTTTCCCGCGATCCGCTCGAACTGCTCATCACGGCGAGCGGCAAAGACAAAGGCAGGCTAACCCGGGCCGATTTTGTGATCGTCGATCGTGATGGCAAGGCAACTTCTCCAGGCCAACCCAAGTCGTCGGCCGAGACACTGCTGCACACGGTCGTCGCCGAGTTGCCGGGCGTCGGAGCCGTCCTGCATACGCACTCCGTCTGGGCGACCGTGCTTTCCGACTTGTTCTTCAAGCAAGGGGCCGTCGAAATTGCCGGCTACGAAATGCTGAAGGGGCTCGACGGCATCACCACGCACGAACACACGTCGCAGATCGAGATTTTCGAGAACACGCAAGACATCCCGCAACTGGCAGAGCAGGTCCGCGAACGCTTGACCAACTCGATCCGTCCGCTCAAGCACGGCTACCTGATTCGTAAGCATGGCATGTACACTTGGGGCAAGGATCTGGACGAAGCTCGGCGGCACGTCGAGATCATCGAGTTCCTGCTCGAATGCACCGCTCGCCGCCTGATGCTCACCGGCGGCCTGCACCCAGCCAGCTAA
- a CDS encoding SLC13 family permease produces MDLAWLSLLALIAVVIISCTSRVNPGLVAIALAWGIVLYAGTQTGNKLDIKTLIGGFPAELFLTLLGVTLLFTQAEVNGTLARVAAGAQQLCRGNRGLIPVMFFLFAAALGTVGPGNIAVAGLIAPVAMAAAVRMNISPLLMAMMVGHGAIASTVSPLTAAGIVASGILQEMGLSGHQWEVFAYNAGANALAALLGFSLCGGWQLLFSRTAPMYEKAAGYDVTAKLVNDNAAADRHLQLAHWITLTVITGLVVGVIGFQVHIGLGAFAGAVILSVFQLADEKEAFQKVPWSVIVMVCGVSMLTALLDKTGGTQRFAGIINHVSTPGTATAILAFTTGLVSVYSSTTGVVLPAFLPMVKELAAVQTGSDPLALASSVLVGGNLVDMSPLSTIGALCLAGAPATVNRRRLFNQLLAWGFVMAFFGALISWVCFSLLWRG; encoded by the coding sequence ATGGATCTTGCCTGGCTTTCGCTGCTGGCGCTAATTGCGGTCGTCATTATCAGCTGCACTTCGCGGGTCAATCCGGGTTTGGTGGCCATTGCGCTGGCGTGGGGAATTGTCTTGTATGCCGGCACGCAAACTGGAAACAAGCTCGATATCAAGACGTTGATCGGCGGCTTTCCCGCCGAGTTGTTTTTAACTCTGCTGGGCGTGACTCTCCTGTTCACCCAGGCCGAAGTGAATGGCACCCTCGCGCGCGTGGCTGCTGGCGCGCAGCAATTGTGTCGCGGCAATCGCGGACTCATTCCGGTGATGTTCTTCTTGTTCGCTGCGGCGCTCGGAACCGTTGGTCCGGGGAATATCGCCGTTGCGGGGCTGATTGCTCCGGTCGCCATGGCGGCTGCTGTGCGGATGAACATTTCCCCGCTGCTCATGGCCATGATGGTTGGTCACGGCGCGATCGCGAGCACCGTTTCGCCGCTGACTGCGGCCGGTATCGTGGCGAGCGGCATTTTGCAGGAAATGGGGCTAAGTGGCCATCAGTGGGAGGTATTTGCCTACAACGCAGGCGCGAATGCGCTGGCCGCGTTGCTCGGTTTTTCGCTGTGTGGCGGCTGGCAGTTGCTATTCTCACGAACAGCGCCAATGTACGAGAAAGCAGCCGGATACGATGTGACAGCAAAACTCGTAAACGACAATGCGGCTGCCGATCGTCACTTGCAGCTTGCTCATTGGATTACTCTGACGGTGATTACCGGGCTCGTGGTTGGCGTCATCGGCTTTCAAGTACACATCGGCCTGGGAGCTTTTGCGGGAGCGGTAATACTTTCGGTCTTCCAATTGGCCGACGAGAAGGAAGCATTTCAAAAAGTTCCCTGGAGCGTGATCGTGATGGTCTGTGGCGTGAGTATGCTCACGGCGCTCTTGGACAAAACCGGCGGCACACAGCGGTTCGCAGGGATCATCAACCATGTTTCTACTCCCGGCACCGCGACGGCCATCCTGGCATTTACAACCGGACTGGTCTCCGTTTACAGCAGCACCACCGGCGTGGTGTTGCCGGCCTTCTTACCGATGGTGAAAGAACTGGCAGCGGTCCAAACCGGCAGCGATCCGCTGGCCTTGGCTTCGTCCGTGCTCGTGGGCGGAAACCTGGTCGATATGTCCCCGCTCTCGACCATCGGCGCCCTCTGCCTTGCCGGAGCGCCTGCCACAGTCAATCGTCGACGGCTCTTTAACCAGTTGCTGGCGTGGGGATTTGTGATGGCCTTTTTCGGGGCCCTCATTTCCTGGGTCTGCTTCAGCCTGCTGTGGAGAGGGTAA
- a CDS encoding class I adenylate-forming enzyme family protein produces the protein MTRHFGKELRHTFQAHSQRTAIHYCGEAITYARLEELTLRCAGWLQAKGVQPGDRVVLFTPNKLPFLIAQLGAMFAGAVPLPLNPRFTREEMRYYLNDSGARVVIAGAEQRAMIEALVPELTTRPETFSDELALAPPTAEFKESNVQAEEACLILYSSGTTGWPKGVVHTHANVSSSLHGLAECWRMTNDDIVINSLPLFHIHGLAFATHTTLLVGGCVLIEDTFDAQRILQTIGQGTIFMAVPPIYYKLLEEPGFREAAKNWSNVRLFTCGSAPIRTEVLPELQAILGKPIINRYGMTESYVISSLPLDGPWPDGSVGLPLAGVEVLIKRTDGSLAEVGEVGAVVIRGPNIFNQYWQKPEATRAALVDGWFDTGDLGQLDERGFLTLVGRKHDLIITSGYNVYPQVVERVLGECPGVGECAVLGLPDSERGERVAAAIVRTSQEVNEQVLRNWCNDRLVHYQQPKSLIFIDALPKNALGKVLRRELRERFPNT, from the coding sequence ATGACTCGGCATTTTGGAAAAGAACTGCGCCACACTTTCCAAGCGCATTCGCAGCGGACGGCAATTCACTATTGCGGCGAAGCAATCACGTATGCTCGGCTCGAGGAACTAACGCTGCGCTGCGCCGGTTGGCTGCAAGCAAAGGGTGTTCAACCTGGAGATCGCGTGGTGTTGTTCACGCCCAACAAGCTGCCATTCTTGATCGCGCAGCTAGGGGCCATGTTTGCCGGCGCAGTTCCGCTCCCGCTGAATCCTCGCTTTACGCGCGAAGAAATGCGGTACTACTTGAACGATAGCGGAGCGCGTGTCGTCATTGCAGGTGCGGAGCAGCGGGCGATGATCGAAGCCCTTGTCCCGGAACTGACGACGCGCCCGGAAACCTTCAGCGATGAACTGGCGCTCGCACCGCCAACTGCCGAGTTCAAGGAATCAAACGTTCAAGCGGAAGAAGCATGTCTCATTCTTTATAGCTCAGGCACCACAGGCTGGCCGAAAGGAGTGGTGCATACGCACGCCAACGTCAGCAGCAGTTTGCACGGGCTGGCCGAATGCTGGCGAATGACGAACGACGATATCGTCATCAACTCGCTGCCACTGTTTCATATTCACGGGCTGGCCTTCGCGACCCATACGACGTTGCTCGTTGGGGGCTGCGTGCTCATTGAAGACACGTTTGACGCGCAGCGTATCTTGCAGACTATTGGCCAGGGGACCATCTTCATGGCGGTTCCGCCAATCTACTACAAACTGCTCGAGGAGCCCGGCTTTCGCGAAGCGGCGAAGAACTGGTCCAATGTGCGGCTGTTCACTTGTGGCTCGGCACCAATTCGCACCGAGGTTCTCCCCGAACTGCAAGCCATTCTCGGCAAGCCAATCATCAATCGCTATGGCATGACCGAGTCCTATGTCATCAGCAGTTTGCCACTCGATGGCCCCTGGCCCGATGGTTCCGTCGGTTTACCACTCGCTGGGGTAGAAGTCCTTATCAAGCGAACGGATGGCAGCCTGGCCGAGGTTGGTGAAGTCGGAGCCGTTGTGATTCGTGGTCCAAATATCTTTAACCAGTATTGGCAGAAGCCCGAGGCAACTCGCGCGGCGCTAGTCGATGGCTGGTTCGATACCGGCGATCTTGGTCAACTCGATGAGCGTGGCTTCTTAACGCTCGTAGGACGAAAGCACGATCTGATCATTACCAGCGGTTACAACGTCTATCCGCAGGTGGTCGAACGTGTGCTGGGCGAATGCCCCGGTGTTGGCGAGTGCGCGGTGCTCGGCTTGCCCGACTCTGAACGTGGCGAACGTGTCGCTGCAGCTATCGTGCGAACCAGTCAAGAAGTCAACGAACAAGTCTTGCGCAACTGGTGTAACGATCGACTTGTCCACTATCAGCAGCCTAAGAGTTTGATCTTCATCGACGCACTTCCCAAGAATGCGTTGGGAAAAGTGCTGCGACGCGAACTGCGAGAGCGGTTTCCCAACACCTGA